The window AAAGTTATTCCAAGGGATAACTAGTCCTGTATTCTATTGTTTCGTCTCCTAACCTATATTATGCTTCCAAAGAAAAGAAAAAAATATATACATAAAGAAGACATGGATTAGTTCTTTCAGGGTCAAAAAGTGTTTGTAATCTAGCAGTCAACTCTACAAAATAAAACTATAGATCAAATATAGATATGAACATTTCCATAGGAACCCACCTTTTTGACTTTCTGATACTTTTGTCTGTTTTCTGCCATCAATCTCTCTCTTATCTACGGAAAAGAAAATATATACCAATAAATCGCATCAGAAAAATATTTGAAGATTAATAGATAAAAGAATGACTGACAAAGAACCATAGCCATTCATATTAAGTGCTTACTTGAACAAGTAGATCAAGTTGCATCGATGGGGGCAATGCTGCCAATACAGCTGGATCAACATCACCATGCATTGCTGGCTACAATAGATTAGAGGGTATATAAATTCAAGCTAAGGCACTAGATCCCACAGACCAAAGAAGAATAATCTTTAAATCAAGGTATTGGTGTTGATTAAGCTATCCTGATGGAGTATAGGCCAATTATACGCATATTTCCAAGAATTTAACATGCAATTAAGATTCTCAAATATTATATTTTAATACTCAAAATCATCCCAAGTAATAGTGTTTATAAACATAACAGTGTTGACCTCTACCAACATACCAGTATCATCTCTTCGTCTTCATCATCTTCCTCTTCATTGACATCCTCACCAACGAGAGAAGCAGCAATTGATGTTGATGCATTATTAGTTACACTAGCATCTGTCTCTGCCGCAATAGATGCTGCAATCCTAAATTAAAAATTAAATATCAATAGTCATCCAATCACATACTTAAAGAGCTAAATGATCTTGTAGGAAATTACATTTCATCTAGTTTTTCTTGATCAACATTCCTCAATACCGCATCAGATTTTTCTGAATTGACTCCCACTAACTCAGTGGGATCTGACATAATCCTCTTACCCTTAGCATCATTCGCCTGTTTATTTGTCTGGTCAAAAACCCTTAATCAGTTCTCTGGGCTCTACTCTTTGAAACCGAAAATAAGGAATATGGATGCTAACCTGAGCAAGCAGTCCACGTTGCATTGATGGAGGCAAAGCAGCTAACACAGCTGGATCAACATCACCATGCATTTCTGGCTGCATTACAAGCAACTCAACATCAGTTAAAGAGACTCATAAACGCTAAGGAACTGATGCATAAGTCACAAACAGGAAGTCCATATTTTTAACACATAAGATTGAAGTTAACCATTTGTTGAGCTGGAAAGGACACAAGGATTTCAAACTCTGGTAAAACTTACAAGTATCAACTCTTCATCTTCTTCTTCGTCATCCACCTCACAAGGAACAGCACCAAAAGTACTTGGCAAACTGTTTGTTAAACCCCCTTCTTCCTCCGCCACAATCGACGCTACCAACCTGAAATTATGACCAAATACAGACTAAATAACTAAATCTAACAACATTATAATTAACACATTAATAACTCCAACTTCAATCTCGGCTTACATTTCATCCAGCTTTTCCTGGTTGCAACGCTTCAACGCCGCATCATTCACTTCTAAATCACTACTCCCCGAAACACCAGCTTTCTCCGAAACTTCCTGCCTCTGGTTCTTAATATCCTCAGCCAATTCTTTCAGCCTCATCGACTTAAGCTATTAAAACAGATCAAAATTTTCATAAGCTAACCAAAACTTGAAGTACAAAATTCTCAAATGCACTATCTTCAACAATCAAAATTTGCTTACATGATTGAGAAGCAACTTCTCGGCGGTCTTGCGGAGCTTGGCCTGCGAATTCTCGCGCTGTCTCCGGCGAGCGATCACAGTCCGACGCTTTAGCGCCGGCGTTCCGCCGTCGAAGACAAACACCGGCTTGGTCCTAAGGTAGAGCAGCTTGCAAATCCGGCGAAAGAATCCGAGCAAATGCGCGTTGCGGACCATCTCTCCCTTCTCGTCGCGCATCGCCTTCATGAACTGAACCATCCATATGCTCGCGTCTGTGAAAATCATGAACAAAGAGAGAGAAATGAATTAGCGTCGGAAGTTGAAACGGTGCGGGTCGGGTTAGGGTTTTCGAGGTGTTTACCGATGGCGAGTCGTCTTCCGGCTAAGGTCTCGACGGAGACGCGGCGGCCGACGGGGGCGAGTAGTTCCCAGAGGCCGTGGACTCCCATTTCGATAATTGCTGATTTTGATTTTTCAGTTTTTCTTCACCGCCGGGAAGGTTTATATATGGAGCGGAAACAGGTGAAACGACGTCGTCTAAGCTTGGAGCATTTGGGCCAGTTTTACCTTGCTGTTTTTTGGGGTTCTCTTGGGCCTTGGGTCTATGCCAGACAAGTAAATAGTAATGAGGTCCATTGGCAAGAACATACCCTAACTTGTTCCCCAAGAATCATTGGCATTCATTTCCTTGTGTTGCTCATCTCCATGCCAAAAAGACATGTCCTTAAAATGCATAAGGAATTCTTTGGGCTGAAAAATAGTTGTTTCTGTTTCTAATGAATCAGTCTTGATCTCTCTCCAAGAATGATCAGTACCCAAAGTGTAGCCAGCTGCTTTGGGAGGACTAGGAATCTCAAATGCCCTATCAGATTCCTCTTCGAGAGAAGAAATCCAATGATAAAAACTTTGTATACGTTGAAGTATGGATCATATCCAAATCCCCAATCACCAGTATGAACTTGAGCTACACAAATGATCCCATAACCCTAAACCCTACTATAATACTTGAATCCGTGATAATATATGAAGTCTGATCCTCAGTTAAATGTATTTCACTAGTGGAGGGATTGTTGTGCATGGAATTGTGGAGGTGCTTAGATACGAACCTTGGACTGCTGATCAGAGCATACCACCTTTTGGAGACAGACTTGTATCGCATCAAAGATTTGGGTGACAGAATTGATAGGATTTTCTCCACCACATTTTCATCAATACCAGAGAGAGAGAGAGAGAGAGAGAGAGAGAGAGAGAGAGAGAGATGCAGCTGCACTTCGAGAAAATATTTTGATCATGGACTCATTGATACGTATTGCAGTTGATCGTTCTCAAATCTCAACTCTCTTAAACATGCGAATTTCTCAAACAAACAAAAAAACATGCAAATGACAAGAAAATGATCATTAGAGTTAGGATTGTACATAGGCTCGCTCGAACAACTCGTGTAATTAAGTAATTGTTAATACCCTGAATTATCTAGGCTGTGATTTCCAATTGACACCAGGATGAAAGGTGCAAGTAAGTACCTCACTTCAACATCTGTTTGCTACCATTTTATATCATAAATTTTACAACAATGAATTCCCTGGTGTCGTTAAAATTTGGATGCACCCTTTCTTCTAGGTCTGCAAGGTGACAAAATTAAAAAGAATGTACAAAGAATGTGCTTGAGTAGTTGCTGATATTTCTAGGAAACATTTGAAAGCTGAGTGTTGGCTGTTATGAATCTGTCAAAATAAGTGTTCGTAATATGCAGTTCTGGCATGTATGCCCTGGATGTTATCATCATCAACCCATAATGTTGTCCAATGTGTGCTTCACTATAAAATGCTTTCTTGTGCTTAAACTTTGAATATATCTCTGGAATTAATATGCTTCAGGCGCATTCATCCTACTTTTGGTTGTTAAGTACATGTCGCAAGCGCTGAACATGATTCCATACTCATACTCCTGTGGAGAAAACAGTTAGTTGCTTCGGAGAATGGAAGCTGGAAATTGGCCTAGATGATTTTATTGGGGTTTTGGCCGGGGAACTCACCATGTTCGATTCAAAGCTTGCTGATGCTATTATGGAACTTATGTATCATGATTTAATCATTTAAGTCTGCCTCTGTCCAGCCACTGCTGCTATTGAAGAACATTCATGGATGCATGAAAGATCCTAAATATAATGGAAATGAGACTCCTTCCAGTGTTGCATGCATATCTTATCTTGTCGAACTATTTGGCTTTGGTTTCTTTTATATCAGCAAAGGATTCTCTATTGTTAAAGGTAAACAGTAAGTTACTACTTCTTTCTTAATCCTGATGTTTCTAATTTGAAGAATTCTTTTTTCCCTTGTACAGGCTTTGCCTGGTCCTGATGTACCTCACATTAGATAGTGACGACCGGCATCTATAAGGTTTCATAACTTCCATGTACTACTTCTTCTTGCAGCCTAGACTAGCTAGCTAGCAGTTATCATAGAACCTGTGAAGCACTTCAAGGATGTTCACATCATGAGGTAATTAATGAGAACTGATATTACTTTGAGTTTCCTCATTCTACAGAATTAATTTGGCCGATTTTTAATCCACTCGTTGTCGAATCCCAAATGTCTTGTTTTAATGTTGCATATCCTAAGAGTCTTAGAAAACATATTGGTCGTTGGAAACTTGGAATGATGTCTAATGATATGTACACAGCTCTATGTATATTTCCACTTTCTGATACTGTATTATGAATAGGTTAATTGTTAGATAGAGACACCATATCCAGAATTTGCTAATGCAGGCAAACTGGATCATATAAAAAAGATGTTAGAACTAGTAGATTTGGAATTCATTCTTGCTCTGAATTCTAGTTTAAGAGTCCGCATACATGACACATTTGAAATTAACTTTGTGCAGCCAAAAACCTTTCCTCTCAATTTCTATTCTTCAAATTACAGCTTCAGGCCTGAGAGTCAGGACAAATCTTCATCTTGCAGTAGTATATGTGAGTGTGTACACATATACAGGCAGGCAGGAAATCGAATGAAAGGTGACATAAATACAACTCTATATATTAACAAGTTTGGCATCATCGTCTATTGAGATCTGAGCCGAATGAGAAGCATGTGAACACACACAAGGATGCGAATCTGTTTCAGAAAAATATGGCTATCTTTGTCTTATGCTTTCAGTTTTGTGAATTCCAATATTCCATCAAGCCAAGGATGCAGTCACTTTGAGTCTATGACGAAGCTTATTGATAGGGAATGATAATACCAATAGTTTTACATAGAATATGAAATCTAATTGAGACTTATTAATGTCTGTCGATTAAAAAAATTGCAAATCCCTCTTATGGTGGTTAAACAAGTGCATTAGGACCCTGAATGACTTTACATTGTACGTTGTTGTACAGTTGTATTCTATGGCATTGTAGAATTTCCTCTAGAACTTGTTTGATGGGCCAAAGCAGCTACGTCTCAACCATCTGATCATGCCGAGACCAAGTGTCTGCAAGTTTCAATTTGCTCTACCATGTAACTCAATGGTCGAAACCATAGTATAGGTCTCCATCCATTACACAAAGATGCATCTCCGCGTAATGGCATGGAGACCCGAAATAGTACAGGTCCTCACATTCTTCTTTCTACATATGTCCACTCCAAATCGTCCATGTAGATTATGCTAGGTGACATTTTGAGTTTTTGACAACATCAACTTCATCAATTTGGTGTTAATTTGATTACAAGGCTTGTCACAATCAATATCATTGTTAACGTCTGTAATTTTACTTCATCATGACCTCATGGAAAACGACCTGACAGACCATTTCCAACCATTATTAAGCTGCCGGCGGCAAATTAATATAAGTTTGAGACAAATTCCAATGGCTTCTTATATAACATCAAGGTAAGCAACAAGAATCCAAATGTCTCATTGTAGAGTCGGCCAGTATCGGCAATTATAACTAACCTCAGCTTTGAAGTTTTCTTCCTCTTCCACAATCCCAACCATTTCTCAAAGAACACTTCCCATATATGCCATATGGTGTACACCTAAAAATGCTTAGATCATTCAAAATGAACAAAATTTCCGTCTGCGTAATCTTCCTTTCATTGTTTCTCTTCATCCACAGCACTAGTTCTAAAGTGGATGATGAGACCAGGGATTCACTACTCTCCTTCCTTGATAAACTTTCAAACCATGCTACTCAACCTGGCTTTGCTTTAGGTTGGAGCTCCTTGTCTGATCCCTGCACCGAGCCCAAATGGAAAGGTATAACATGTGATTCTCAAAACACTAGTGTCACAGAACTCTTTCTAAACAACCTAAGCCTCATTGGAGCCCTTGATGTTGCTACCCTTTGCAATGTGAAATCTGTTGCTGCCTCTCTCAGCATTCTTGACCTCAATGAAAACAGCATTGAGGGAGAAATTTCAGCTGATATTCAGAACTGTCAGCAACTCACTCGCTTGAATGTAAGCAGAAACCGGTTTTCAGGAAACCTTCCTGATTCACTTGTCACGTTAAGCAACCTGAGAAGGCTTGACATTTCCAACAATGACTTCTCTGGCAAGTTACCTGAGTTGTCTTTAATTTCAGGTCTTACAGGTTTCCTTGCTCAAAATAACCAGCTTATTGGGGAGCTACCAAAATTCGATTTCTACCATTTTGATACCTTCAATGTCTCCAACAATAACTTGCATGGTCCGATCCACAATGCGAATGGGAATTTCTCTGCAAGCAGCTTCCTTGGTAATCCTGGATTATGTGGAGATCCACTGCCACAGAACTGTTCAGCAACTTCTTCTTCTTCTACATCCGCAGCGGATGACAAGCCGCACTCAAAGGGTACCTCTAACAAAGTTCTCATCTACTCGGGGTATGGTATTTTGGCCTTGGTTTGTCTAGTGTTACTCATATCCAGGATATGTAGCAAAAGAAGAAAGAAAAATGATAAGGCTGTTGATGCACCAGTGAATAACAAGGTAGCATCAGTTGATGAAAGCATGGTCAGCAAATATAGTGCTTCATCGACTGAGTTCAAAAGCGGTATCAGTAAATCACAATATTCTGTCACTTTCTCAGCCGAGAGCACTGCTAATATGAACTCCACCACACTTGTAGTCCTCTCCAGCCCTGTGGTCAATGGATTAAACTTTGAGGAGTTGCTTAAAGCTCCTGCTGAGATGCTAGGGAGAGGCAAATATGGTAGCCTCTACAAGGTCATCATTGATTTTGGGGCGACCCTTGTTGTCAAAAGGATTAAAGACTGGACAATTTCAACTAATGATTTCAAGCTGAGAATGCAGAGGTTAGACCAAGCCAAGCACCCTAATGTCTTGTCTGCTCTTGCCTTCTACTCCTCTAGACAAGAGAAACTTCTGGTCTATGAATATCAATACAATGGAAGCCTTTTCAGGCTCATACATGGTAAGTTTTTCGCTTTATCATAAATTTTGAATACTAAATATTGAAATCAGAATGCATAATGAGAAGAAAGTTTTCCCAAATGTTAGTTACTTAACGATGTGATAGACTGATAGCATGACAATATCTTGTTAAGTATACATACTAGAAATAATCAAATGAAACACTGTCACATTACTCAATTAGTATAGGAGGTTATCAAGAAATATTGTTTGCAGAATTCTGATGTGGTAATTGTATGAATCAGGAAACCAAGGGGGCAAAGCCTTTAATTGGACCAGCAGACTTTCTTGTGCAGCAACCATTGCCGACACATTAGCTTTCATGCATGATGATCTCCAAAAAGATGGGATTTCTCATGGCAACTTAAAATCTTCAAACATCTTGTTGAACAAGAACATGGAGCCTTGCATAAGCGAGTATGGTCTTATGGAGATAAATGATCATGACAAAATATTGCCGGGGAAGGTGTCTGCTGCCACTAGTGCTTCTACCACATTTAAAGCAGATATTTGTGGATTTGGTGTGATTCTTCTTGAGCTACTTACAGGAAAACTTGTGCAGCACAATGGAGTTGACTTGACATCTTGGGTACACTCGGTGGTTAGAGAGGAATGGACTGCAGAAGTTTTCGACAAGTCCTTGTATTCAGAATGTGCAAGCGAGGAGAGGATGGTGAACTTGCTCCAGGTGGCTATAAAGTGTGTCAACCGTTCTCCAGAGGCTAGACCGAGCATGAAACAAGTTGCTACCATGATCAACAACATAAAAGAGGACGAAGACAAATCCACATTCATTGATGTATGAATCATGACACTGAAAAGTTGTGATCTCCTTATAAAATTGAATTGGATTTCCTGTTGATATAGAGACTTGCAAAGTAAATTAGCACTTTTCTCCCATATCTGTATTTTAATGTACTAGAACCTTAATTGTCGTAAGAATATTTTGTACTTCCATCCAATAAGTTAAAGCATATCCTTGCAACCACCTTCGAGCTCATGTCTTTAAAGAACTGAGTTTTCTCTCCTTTGTCTTCGGCGCTAGTCGGGCGGACAGCCGGCACCTAGTGCCCAGATAATTAATTGAACGCTTAAGCGGCGCCTAGGCGGTTTTGTATTTTCCATATTTTTTATTTTTTAATAGCAAATAAAATATAAAAATAAATTTATAAAATGCATAATAATGTTCCAAAATAGCAAATATACTTCAAAAATAAATAAAATGGTAAACTACTATGTTCTTAGAAATAAAAAAAAACAATTTGAAATAAACAAATTAGGCTTTTATGTGTTTTGGTTAAACAAAGAAAAAAAAAAACTAATCGGGCCGCCTAGCCCGCCCAGGCGCCGCTCAGCCCGCCTAGGAGGCCGTTTTTCACGCTGACGCCTAAATTGAACGATTAATGAGAAATCAGAACGGTGAGCTGACGCCTAACGCCTAGGTGGCCTGGGCGGTGTTTTTTAGAACATTGGGCCTGCTATTAGTTTTACCCATTTCTTCCCGTTCGCGCAGCAAGTGGTGAGGGAGGGTGGGCTAGTATATTAGGATTTGGCTAGGTCGATCAAGGGTTCAAAGTTGAAACCCTTCCAAAGGAACCAAAACTTTTGCCTTTATCAATGAACTTGCTGTCAGATCTAGGTTAGGGATGCCGAGGCCGAGATTGGCCCCCCGGGAGAGGGAGAAATCGGACGAGGGTGAAGCGAAACTGTACGTTTGTACTTACGAGTTCCATTTTGTTTATGTCAAAGAATTCAATCGATACCGTGTCCACGCCATCAAATTGAGCGACCTGTTCTCTTTTGACCTTACCCCGATTCCCATGTTTTCTTCTCAATCCGATTCCGACCTACAACAAGTTGCTGTTCTAGAGGGAGAAGCCGTTCCCATCAATATGGGTATTGGTGTCTTTGGCTCTCGAATTATTCTGGCCGGCGGCTGCTATAAAGTGCGCCCCCCTGCACGAACCTATGTTTTGGAGACTGATCAAAGTGTGGAACCCAACCCCAGGTTCATCAGCTGCATGAGCAGCAGACGCAGACGCAGACGCAATAAACCCCCCTCTGTTTTCGTGACTCGTCATTTGGTAGAATCCGACCCCATCAGATGGATTCCTCTACGCAAAGTCATCAGCAGCAGCAGATGGATTCCAGGATTGCCAGGAGGACAGAAATTTCGTCCCTGGCTGGGGGAGATCGACAGTAAGCTATATGCTCTCTCTGGTCGTGAACGTGGCCAGGAAGGTCCGGCTTTCCAAGTATTTGACCCCAAAACCAGAGCATGGGCTTCTCTCCCAAGTCTTCCAACTGGAGACGACCTTTCCTGGGGAGCCATTCGTCCATCCAACGTTGCAGTTGTGGGCACCAAGATCTTTGTCACACTTCGCACAAAGGAGGACACAGAAGGCCAGCTACTCTGCTTTGACGTGGCTGACCCCAAGGCAACATGGTCTGATCGTGAACCCCGCATTCGGGACGATATGGGTGTTTTCCCAGAAATTTTCAACAAGGTTTTAGTCGTGGACTCGCAGGAGGAGGATGAGAAGCTAATCTTTAGCTTTGATTATGAAAACATACTAGTCTCCCGCATGGTGCTGTCCGCTCAGGGTGAAACTGATTGTATTGAACTAGTAGCTAAGATAAGTCTGTCTGGTGAACTTGAAGGATTTGAAGGAACCGCATACAGCTGTGTCCATCTTGGAGGTCAAAAAGTATGCTTTGCATTCTTCTGGGTGACAACTCTTCTTGTGCTCACTTTCAATTATTCCTATTCAAAATCTACAGCTAGTCCTCCTCTTCCTAGAAGTGCTTCAGAAATTTTAACTTATGAATCAATTTGTGGATCATTCTCTGTCCAAACCCTGGGTCTTCGCCAGTTCGAATACAACACTAGTCAGCTTCAGGATATATGTGTGCTCAACATGGGTGGTTGCTTTGTCTTCTAACTCCATCACTCTCTGTAAGCCTACAAGTCATGACATGCTCTGCTGGTGAATGAGAAGGACAAGTTGCTCTGCACCACCGAGGCATGCTTTTGCAATATATTAATGTCGTGTTTCCCTCTGATTATGTATGTTTCAGAATCATCTTATGTAATGTAATGCAACTTCTACCTTCTCAAACAGTAAGAAAATAATGCCACTTCTATGTAGCTTGACTCTTTCGCTTGTTTCTTGATTTTGACCGACTATGTAGCAGAATTAAGGATTAACCAAAAAAATGTAGCAGAATTAAGGACAAAAATAAATAAATAAATAAATCAATGAACTGGCTGGTAGCTAGAACAATTCTGCTAAAGCACTAAATCTTCTAGCAGCAAATACTAGATCACTAATATTTGGAAACAAAATGAATCAAAGCTAGTCAGTCTAGAAGCAAGAACATTGTAAAGCTGAGAGAACCATCATGGCAGTACCAGTTTTAGCATGTTTGATGGGCATCTAGTCTACAATTTCTGTATTTCCAATTTGGCTAAAATGGTGGATATGAAAAGATAAGGATTTTTCTGAGCACCAATATACCATTTGTGGTGCTGACATGCTTCTAAGTTGGTGATAGACAAAATCATGACTTTGAACACAAATCTGGTAGTGAAGCAATACCACAACTCTGCTGCTAGTCAAGCCACAAATCATGAAAGCTTATAGCACCAGAATGCATGTTTCCTTCTCCAATTTGAAAGGTCACCGACGCAACGCGAAGTCGACGATTTAAATCCACACAATGAACCAAAAGTCATATATCATCATATTGATTCTTGAAGATTATTAATGAAATCATCTTTACCTGCAGAAGTGCAAGTACATGAATACAGCAGAAAATTTGAAATATGTAATTTTCTCCTAACAATGCCTTTGGCAGATTATATGGACTGATAATGAGTATAAAGAAGGTGTTAACTTGTCCTTATCACAGGTGATGCAAGCAATGCAGCTTTAAGAAGGACTATACTTTTCCAGAGCTAGATCAATCAAACTGCAATTAGATTCTATTCCCCCAGTTGTTCACTAACCTAACATGATTGGCAATTTTATACATGTCTCACTTACCTAACTGCAACCCATAATCTTCCCCTTCTGATAAGTTTCCAACTAATATGTGATTGTCATTGTAAACCCTCACACCTAAAATACCTAATTGTCTTTAAGTTTAAGATTAAGTATTCATATGCATCATACTTTAAGGCACACCTAGTTGCCCCAAATACAAGTAATATCGTTTACCTAGATTCCCAAGGAATGTAACAGATCAGCTGTTTTGTCTATAAACAAGCTGAAACTAGAATAAACACACAATCTGATATCAGATACTAACTTAGAAAGGTACGTGTATTCAAACCGAAATTACATTTTTGAAAATTACTTATCATATAATTGTAACTAAATGAATGGACGAACTCAAATATCGTAAGATAGCTGATAATATACGACAGCTCAAACTACGACTTTTTTAACAAAATAAATTTACTATTGGTCCATAGTGATACAAAGTTGGAAACTTATACCACGTTACGCAATGATTTACTATTCAAAATTGCTTACCTCATTTTCGCCTTTTCTATAAACTTGTGGAATGTATGGAATTATTGTAAATGAAATGCAAATCAGATCGGGTGTCAAAATCACATCACATCTCTAATAATACCAAAAAATAAATTCATTATTAATTTATCAAAAAACCAACCACCTCTAGATGTGCCAAACAGAACTGAACCACCTGGTTCGTTATCATAGACCCGGATCCACCAAATCAACCCGGCCCAGGCCAACCTCGAAGCCCATAACTTTGTCCGCTAGCAGTTGACCAAATCAGTCCCACGCGCTCCCTCGAGCACGTGGAGAGCCTATATTTAGTGCCTCTTTTTGTACTTTAGGAACTCTGGCCACTGTCACCTCTTCTGGTCTCTCTGGTT of the Fragaria vesca subsp. vesca linkage group LG6, FraVesHawaii_1.0, whole genome shotgun sequence genome contains:
- the LOC101291456 gene encoding probable inactive receptor kinase At2g26730-like: MNKISVCVIFLSLFLFIHSTSSKVDDETRDSLLSFLDKLSNHATQPGFALGWSSLSDPCTEPKWKGITCDSQNTSVTELFLNNLSLIGALDVATLCNVKSVAASLSILDLNENSIEGEISADIQNCQQLTRLNVSRNRFSGNLPDSLVTLSNLRRLDISNNDFSGKLPELSLISGLTGFLAQNNQLIGELPKFDFYHFDTFNVSNNNLHGPIHNANGNFSASSFLGNPGLCGDPLPQNCSATSSSSTSAADDKPHSKGTSNKVLIYSGYGILALVCLVLLISRICSKRRKKNDKAVDAPVNNKVASVDESMVSKYSASSTEFKSGISKSQYSVTFSAESTANMNSTTLVVLSSPVVNGLNFEELLKAPAEMLGRGKYGSLYKVIIDFGATLVVKRIKDWTISTNDFKLRMQRLDQAKHPNVLSALAFYSSRQEKLLVYEYQYNGSLFRLIHGNQGGKAFNWTSRLSCAATIADTLAFMHDDLQKDGISHGNLKSSNILLNKNMEPCISEYGLMEINDHDKILPGKVSAATSASTTFKADICGFGVILLELLTGKLVQHNGVDLTSWVHSVVREEWTAEVFDKSLYSECASEERMVNLLQVAIKCVNRSPEARPSMKQVATMINNIKEDEDKSTFIDV